ATGGTAGAAAAATTCCATTATTGTTTAGCAATTTGTGAAACACCATTATTGTTTTGCAATTTGTTAAACACCATTATTGTTTGGCAATTTGTAGGAATTGTTTACAGTGAGGAAATTAGTAGTAGTCCCACTCCAGCAAAAAGAATCTTGCTACATACGAAAACTCATCCTCCCAAGCATATCCAGAATCTTGCAATTTGTTATTGATGTTGTTGTTCCAATAGATATCTAAAAGTTAGATTCATTGCACCTTATTTTGAGTATGACAAGCTAAATAGCAGACTAGTGCATTATGATGGAGAGATTTGAGATCAGCCCAACTGTTCATCTTCTGAAGAGCTCTTCTGAATGCACACTCACCAAAAATTCTGATAGAAGTAACAAACAGCAGCATTTTACCCCAAAGCAGGGAAAAAATGGAATCATTAAAAGATAATAGCACCTTTATAGCCAGACTGCCAGAGAGACTAttcatactttttatttttccCCTTTATTACATCATTTCGATGGTACATTGAAGATGATTTCACTGTCACAAATTTTGGATAAACCACATACTAGCTCAGAAGTCAGAACTTTTGAATGAATTCATAGATGTGATCAGTGATCTCATGTGCCTTTTCCTGGTTGATAAAGTGACCAACTCCCTCCATAACAACTACCTCCTGAAGCAAGGGAACATTCTGTTTAAAGCCACCCTTGTGTATGTAATCCTGGATACCTGGGTAATGGTAGGTAAGATCCAGGTCTCCCACAATAAACTTAACTGGCACTTTTATTTGTGCTCCTGTCCATGGTGCTGTCAGCTCCCAGTTTCTGGTAAAAAAAATGCCCCAGGATATAGAAAGGACCACTCCAGTTAATACAATCTAAACTCACAATTTTTGAGAAAATTAAGGAACAAAAAGAACTAGTGTCGATTGACAAAGGAACTCAGGAGCATAATACCCTCAGCATAGTAGTTGAAGAGCGTCTAAAACTTACAAGTTCAAGCATCGATAGTAGTTGACCGGCCCGGTGAAACCAGACTTGTCAAATTTGCTTGCAAAGAAGTTAATGTCCTCTTCTGAGAGCCAAGAAGGCAATGGAATCTTCTCAGGCACATTCCAGCCTTCCTTTGGCATCAGAAGAGGTCCTGGATCTCGACTTGGTAGAAACATTCTGAAGATTGATGCAGTTTCTATCTGAGCAAATTTTGCCTCTATGGCTCCAGGTTCCTACCGCAACATTATGAAATGGATATAAGAAGGTTAGAGAAGAAACAAATAAATCatgaaaaattattaataaatcgaAACCATTGTGAGCTTATCAGGATGATTCCCCATGCACCTCTGTGTAAAAATTTGCAACCAATGTTTAACTACAACAAGAGCTGAAAGTCTTCTCCATTCATTCTTTATTATCTTACTGACTAGTTAAGAAGCACAAAGTACGGAATATGAGAACAGGCTTGTTTATATTCTTCTGATCTCTATGGATCAGAAATTAgtctaacatcttgtaatttatgTTGAAGGATAATTTAGTTGGTCATTTGTTATCATCGAGATCGAATGCCACATCATTTGCTAAAGGTTGAAGCAAGCAGTAAAATTGATGATAATTTTTCAGAAACTATCGGTTCTCCAACGTAACCCTTCAAaaacacaaaaaaataaaaaatgatgaaaaaaattgaaagagaaCTAATAAAGCTAAAGAAtaaaatgtggagagtgaaatttgtCACTAAAAATTGTAAAGAATAAAGATCAAAAAAGGATCCGAACCTGGAATCGACAGACATAGTAGTCATCTCCATAGAGGTGCCGAAAGTAGTCGACAGGTTTCTTGGCGGGGTTACGGGGCATAAATGCGACACTTAAATTCACCAAAGCCTTCACCCTGTCCGGCCTAAACATGCACAGATTCCACGCAATCAGTGCCCCCCAGTCGTGCCCCACCACAAACACCTTCATttcaattataaaaaataataaaaattcagAAACATCACAAAAATCAGTTAAaaataactgagtttttaatacaaaaataaataaatacctAAATATgccctcttcttaaaaaaaggtttagcgggggggggggggaatcTCCAAGATCTATTCATTCCTTATTAGTACACCAAGCAGcaaaaaaagaatcaaatttatctgataatatatcatatatcttaAAAATTTGTGAAGCCACCTTTTCCGTCATCCCACCGAAtagattgaattatttattttagaataaTGAAGATTAGCAGTAAGTTAATTTATTGACGC
Above is a genomic segment from Elaeis guineensis isolate ETL-2024a chromosome 1, EG11, whole genome shotgun sequence containing:
- the LOC105039874 gene encoding epoxide hydrolase 1 isoform X1 codes for the protein MEGASGISHRTVEVNGIRMHVAEKGEGPSVLLLHGFPELWYSWRHQIAGLAARGYRAIAPDLRGYGDTDAPPDVASYSIFHIVGDLVALLDALALQHVFVVGHDWGALIAWNLCMFRPDRVKALVNLSVAFMPRNPAKKPVDYFRHLYGDDYYVCRFQEPGAIEAKFAQIETASIFRMFLPSRDPGPLLMPKEGWNVPEKIPLPSWLSEEDINFFASKFDKSGFTGPVNYYRCLNLNWELTAPWTGAQIKVPVKFIVGDLDLTYHYPGIQDYIHKGGFKQNVPLLQEVVVMEGVGHFINQEKAHEITDHIYEFIQKF
- the LOC105039874 gene encoding epoxide hydrolase 1 isoform X2, whose protein sequence is MEGASGISHRTVEVNGIRMHVAEKGEGPSVLLLHGFPELWYSWRHQIAGLAARGYRAIAPDLRGYGDTDAPPDVASYSIFHIVGDLVALLDALALQHEPGAIEAKFAQIETASIFRMFLPSRDPGPLLMPKEGWNVPEKIPLPSWLSEEDINFFASKFDKSGFTGPVNYYRCLNLNWELTAPWTGAQIKVPVKFIVGDLDLTYHYPGIQDYIHKGGFKQNVPLLQEVVVMEGVGHFINQEKAHEITDHIYEFIQKF